The following are from one region of the Syngnathus typhle isolate RoL2023-S1 ecotype Sweden linkage group LG22, RoL_Styp_1.0, whole genome shotgun sequence genome:
- the capn3b gene encoding calpain-3b yields the protein MENQENKRPLVEDTNVRVLRETEASQAPDDQADYPLAGANSIYSAILSRNEAVKDAKRLKTFMELRDKYVKKKVLFEDPLFPACDSSLFYSHHKPPMTFVWKRPSEICEKPQFIVDSANRTDICQGELGDCWLLAAIACLTLNEKLLYRVIPPDQSFTENYAGIFHFQFWRYGEWIDVVVDDRIPTYNNRLVFTKSFRENEFWSALLEKAYAKLNGSYEALRGGNTLEAMEDFTGGVTEFFELSEAPKGIYKIMKKALQRGSLMGCSIDVTSPSKMESKTELGLVQGHAYSIIALEECDEVAKDSKIRLIRLRNPWGRVLWKGPWSASSKEWSTISIADRNNLKKQTVEQSEFWMSFDDFKKNFTKLEICNLTPDTLHGDERHSWNVSVNEGRWVRGSSAGGCRNFPDTFWTNPQYHLQLYENEDPEDPQELCTVVVALMQKGRRSKKELGPRFLTIGFSIYEVPKETGGRNRHLQKDFFLYNASKAKCKHYINMREITERVRLPPGEYVVIPTTFEPHEEGQFILRVFSENRSTSEEAENTIGTDQTRPIVYVSDRAFANKEILHDGIQGEKKPKKKLLQPEEETEEEKEFRVIYKKIAGEDMQITANELQTIMKDVVSKLHEKAMEGFSLETCRSMIALMDTDGTGKLNFQEFKHLWRKIKQWHVIFKSYDKQQSGSISSFEMRNAVTDAGLHLNNQLYDIIAMRYADKQLNVDFDSYICCFVRLEGMFRAFNAFDKDGDGLIKLNVLEWLQLTMYS from the exons ATGGAGAACCAGGAGAATAAACGGCCTCTCGTGGAGGATACAAACGTGCGAGTGCTTCGGGAAACGGAAGCGTCGCAGGCACCTGACGACCAGGCGGACTACCCCTTAGCAGGAGCCAACTCCATCTACTCAGCCATCCTTAGCAGGAACGAGGCCGTCAAGGATGCCAAGCGTCTCAAGACATTCATGGAGCTGCGAGATAAATACGTCAAGAAGAAGGTGCTCTTTGAGGACCCTCTTTTCCCGGCCTGCGACTCCTCACTCTTCTACAGCCACCACAAGCCCCCCATGACGTTTGTGTGGAAACGACCTTCA GAAATATGTGAAAAGCCTCAATTCATTGTGGATTCAGCCAACAGGACAGACATCTGTCAGGGAGAGTTGG GTGACTGCTGGCTGCTGGCCGCCATTGCTTGTCTGACTCTGAACGAGAAGCTTCTTTACAGAGTGATTCCTCCGGATCAGAGCTTCACGGAAAACTACGCGGGAATCTTTCATTTCCAG TTCTGGCGTTACGGCGAATGGATCGATGTGGTCGTCGACGACCGCATCCCCACCTACAACAACCGTCTGGTGTTCACCAAATCCTTTCGTGAGAACGAATTTTGGAGCGCCCTTCTGGAAAAAGCCTACGCCAA GCTGAATGGTTCTTACGAGGCCTTGAGAGGAGGTAATACTCTGGAAGCCATGGAAGACTTCACAGGTGGAGTCACCGAGTTCTTTGAGTTGTCTGAGGCACCTAAAGGGATCTATAAGATCATGAAGAAAGCCCTGCAGAGAGGCTCGCTGATGGGCTGCTCCATTGAT GTTACCTCGCCTAGTAAAATGGAGTCCAAAACTGAACTTGGACTGGTCCAAGGACACGCCTACTCCATCATCGCCTTGGAGGAG tgtgATGAGGTTGCAAAAGACAGCAAAATTCGCCTAATCCGACTACGCAATCCTTGGGGTCGAGTACTATGGAAGGGACCGTGGAGTG ccagttcaaAGGAATGGTCAACTATTTCTATTGCAGATAGGAACAACCTTAAAAAGCAAACTGTTGAGCAAAGTGAGTTCTG GATGTCATTTGACGACTTCAAGAAGAACTTCACTAAGCTTGAGATCTGCAACTTGACCCCCGACACGCTGCACGGTGATGAAAGGCACAGCTGGAACGTGTCCGTCAACGAGGGTCGATGGGTCCGAGGCAGCTCTGCGGGGGGCTGTAGAAACTTCCCAG ATACCTTCTGGACCAATCCTCAGTATCACTTGCAACTGTACGAGAATGAAGACCCAGAGGACCCGCAGGAACTCTGCACAGTTGTTGTGGCGCTGATGCAGAAAGGTCGTCGCAGTAAGAAAGAGCTAGGGCCCAGGTTCCTTACGATCGGATTTTCCATCTATGAG GTGCCAAAAGAG ACGGGTGGCCGGAATCGACATCTCCAGAAGGACTTCTTCTTGTATAACGCCTCCAAGGCGAAATGCAAACATTACATCAATATGCGTGAAATCACCGAACGCGTCAGGCTCCCCCCAGGAGAATACGTCGTCATCCCGACGACGTTTGAGCCTCATGAAGAAGGCCAGTTCATTCTGAGAGTCTTTTCCGAGAACAGGAGCACCTCTGA GGAAGCGGAGAACACAATCGGGACTGATCAAACCCGG CCTATTGTGTATGTGTCCGATCGAGCATTCGCCAACAAAGAAATCCTGCATGACGGCATTCAGGGGGAGAAGAAGCCCAAA AAAAAACTTCTTCAGCCTGAGGAAGAAACTGAAGAGGAAAAAGAGTTCCGTGTCATCTACAAAAAAATAGCCGGCGAG GATATGCAAATCACCGCCAATGAGCTCCAGACCATTATGAAGGACGTGGTCTCCAAAC TACACGAAAAGGCCATGGAGGGTTTCAGCCTGGAGACATGTCGAAGTATGATAGCACTGATGGAT ACAGATGGGACAGGAAAACTAAATTTCCAGGAGTTTAAACACTTGTGGAGAAAAATTAAGCAATGGCAT GTGATCTTCAAAAGTTACGACAAACAACAAAGCGGCTCAATCAGCAGTTTCGAAATGAGAAACGCGGTTACTGACGCAG GCCTCCACCTCAACAACCAGTTGTATGACATCATCGCCATGCGCTACGCAGACAAGCAACTTAACGTCGACTTTGACAGTTACATCTGCTGTTTTGTCAGACTGGAGGGCATGTTCA GGGCTTTCAATGCTTTTGACAAGGATGGAGATGGGCTAATCAAACTTAATGTGCTGGAG TGGCTTCAGCTGACCATGTATTCTTAA